From the genome of Turicibacter faecis, one region includes:
- a CDS encoding MATE family efflux transporter, giving the protein MMQENILGTEKISKLFIKFSIPAILSLTIAGVQTMVDGIFLGNFVGTNAMASVNIAAPFMQLMIGMNMIVGIGGASYIGRSLGEKDFKRAQDIFKSACLFMLGLSLIVACLGFTFNQQLATFLGANEVLLADSATYIKILALFAPFISFSFILGIFVRCIGKPNVFLFSSIASFFANIILNYVLIKQLKLGIVGAPIATGLSFTTSFLIAAIPFIKKSSVLNFFTGTFNLKFTGQLLYNGSSEGISSLATAISTFVFNMAFMEIAGEDGVSAFTAIGYISLFASLIVCGISAGIGPVISYNYGAKLDSRVKQMMSLSCKVAIVMGTILVFTIFLFGKYLILLFVSDNQAVLDLALHGSKIYAFTFFFNGLNILFSGYFTSIGDALASIIIAICRGIIFILAGISILPQFMGISGVWMTVPVAEILTLLVVFFLFKQRNLKNTSSLIED; this is encoded by the coding sequence ATGATGCAAGAAAATATATTAGGAACCGAAAAGATTTCAAAATTATTTATAAAGTTTTCAATTCCTGCTATTTTATCGTTAACGATAGCAGGGGTTCAAACAATGGTAGATGGAATCTTTTTAGGAAACTTTGTTGGAACGAATGCGATGGCGAGTGTCAATATTGCCGCTCCGTTTATGCAATTGATGATCGGGATGAATATGATTGTCGGAATTGGGGGAGCCAGTTATATTGGGCGCAGTTTAGGTGAAAAAGATTTTAAACGAGCGCAAGATATTTTTAAATCAGCCTGTCTTTTTATGCTAGGGTTATCTTTAATTGTTGCTTGTTTGGGGTTTACTTTTAATCAGCAATTAGCGACTTTTTTAGGAGCGAATGAGGTTTTACTTGCGGATTCAGCAACGTATATTAAAATCTTAGCGTTATTTGCTCCATTTATTAGTTTCTCATTTATTTTAGGAATTTTCGTTCGTTGTATCGGAAAACCAAATGTCTTTTTATTTAGTTCAATCGCTAGCTTTTTTGCAAATATTATTTTAAATTATGTGTTAATTAAACAGTTAAAGTTAGGGATTGTAGGGGCTCCAATCGCAACTGGGTTATCATTTACCACTTCTTTTTTAATTGCAGCGATTCCGTTTATTAAAAAGAGTTCGGTTTTAAACTTTTTTACTGGAACGTTTAATTTAAAGTTTACGGGGCAATTGTTATATAACGGCTCATCGGAAGGGATTTCTTCGTTAGCAACAGCCATTTCAACGTTTGTGTTTAACATGGCATTTATGGAAATTGCCGGTGAAGATGGTGTTTCGGCCTTTACGGCAATTGGATACATTTCCTTGTTTGCGTCATTAATTGTTTGTGGGATTTCGGCAGGAATTGGGCCCGTCATTTCTTATAATTATGGTGCAAAGTTAGACTCTCGTGTGAAGCAGATGATGAGTTTATCATGCAAGGTCGCCATCGTGATGGGAACGATACTCGTCTTCACTATTTTCTTATTTGGAAAGTATTTAATTCTTTTATTTGTGAGTGATAATCAGGCGGTTCTTGACCTAGCGTTACATGGCTCTAAAATTTATGCCTTTACGTTCTTCTTTAACGGTCTTAATATTTTATTCTCAGGATACTTTACGTCAATTGGCGATGCTTTAGCTTCTATTATTATCGCAATTTGTCGCGGAATTATTTTCATCCTAGCGGGAATTAGTATTTTACCTCAGTTTATGGGGATTAGTGGGGTTTGGATGACAGTCCCTGTGGCTGAAATTTTAACCTTGCTTGTTGTCTTCTTCTTATTTAAACAAAGAAACTTAAAAAATACATCTTCATTAATTGAAGATTAA
- a CDS encoding alpha-galactosidase, with protein sequence MGFLIDAKRLVFGIETKKTTYAFAIDNLGLVRHLYWGEKIDSLDDFDVPPLSEISSNDPILDLTDEEYPVYGGMRYKENCLKVLFADGTRDIEYKYDGYTQTDEELVIHLKDAHYDFAFNLHYKVYEELDLIERFVSLENKMNESVTVEKIHSAQLHIPYQDLTLTSSHGHWLAEFQEFKQPLGQGKIVLENRRGISTHNHNPFFILDRQATETSGEVYYGILKLSGNFSTIIEPRPYGGTLVQMGINPHDCLLTLNAGETFVAPAMLFGYTTEGFEAMSHHMHDYAKQHVLREGVRPVLYNSWEATEFDVQCDEQIALARKAKEMGVELFVIDDGWFGQRHSDADGLGDWYVNEEKFPEGLTPLIDAVKGMDMMFGIWIEPEMVNPPTQLLKDHPDWIYHVENRVNDTSRNQMVLNVTLPEVQTFIFNMIDDLLSKYDIDYIKWDANRPISQTGLSREMWVRHIEAVYDIARRVKERYPHVLLEACASGGGRVDYGMLENGFDDFWTSDNTDAYDRLTIQNTYSYVYPIKAMRAWVTDANNRVTIPLRFKFHSAMMGTLGMGCNILKFTDEEMKLSAELIEEYKEIRDVVQNGDFYRLNHTSRNNYYCYEYANESEAALFVFLPQTQIARTGVRIKLRGLDETATYTFMLAGAEVRKTGAYLMNHGIDVKLSGDYASTIIKFKKSE encoded by the coding sequence ATGGGATTTTTAATTGATGCGAAGCGATTAGTATTCGGGATTGAAACAAAAAAAACAACGTATGCATTTGCGATTGATAATTTAGGACTTGTTCGTCATCTTTACTGGGGAGAGAAGATCGACTCATTGGATGATTTTGATGTTCCACCATTATCTGAGATTTCAAGTAATGATCCAATTCTTGATTTAACGGATGAGGAGTATCCGGTATATGGGGGAATGCGGTATAAGGAAAATTGCTTAAAGGTCCTTTTTGCAGATGGAACGCGTGATATTGAGTATAAGTATGACGGATATACGCAAACAGATGAGGAGTTAGTGATCCATTTAAAAGATGCCCATTATGATTTTGCGTTTAATTTACATTATAAAGTGTACGAAGAGCTAGATTTAATTGAGCGTTTTGTGTCGTTAGAGAATAAGATGAACGAATCAGTGACGGTTGAAAAGATCCATAGTGCACAGCTACATATTCCGTATCAAGATTTAACATTAACGTCAAGCCATGGACATTGGTTAGCGGAATTTCAAGAGTTTAAGCAGCCACTTGGACAAGGAAAAATTGTCTTAGAAAATCGCCGTGGAATTTCGACGCATAATCATAATCCATTCTTTATTTTAGACCGTCAGGCAACAGAAACAAGTGGAGAAGTGTATTACGGAATTTTAAAATTAAGTGGGAACTTCTCAACGATTATTGAGCCTCGTCCTTATGGAGGAACATTAGTACAAATGGGAATTAATCCGCACGACTGCTTATTAACGTTAAATGCAGGGGAAACATTTGTTGCACCGGCGATGTTGTTTGGTTATACAACAGAAGGATTTGAAGCGATGAGTCACCACATGCATGATTATGCGAAGCAACATGTTTTACGCGAAGGGGTTCGTCCGGTTCTTTATAATTCATGGGAAGCAACGGAATTTGATGTTCAATGTGATGAACAAATTGCGTTAGCGCGTAAGGCAAAAGAGATGGGTGTTGAGCTATTCGTGATTGATGATGGATGGTTTGGACAACGTCATAGCGATGCAGACGGACTTGGGGATTGGTATGTGAATGAAGAAAAATTCCCTGAGGGATTAACACCGTTAATCGATGCGGTTAAAGGAATGGATATGATGTTTGGAATTTGGATTGAGCCAGAGATGGTTAACCCGCCAACTCAGTTATTGAAAGATCATCCAGATTGGATTTACCATGTAGAAAACCGCGTGAATGATACGTCGCGTAATCAAATGGTTTTAAATGTGACGTTACCAGAGGTTCAAACGTTTATTTTCAATATGATTGATGACTTACTGTCAAAATATGACATTGATTATATTAAATGGGATGCGAATCGTCCAATTTCACAAACGGGGTTATCTCGCGAGATGTGGGTTCGCCATATCGAGGCTGTTTATGACATTGCGCGTCGCGTGAAAGAACGTTATCCTCATGTCTTACTTGAGGCTTGTGCATCAGGAGGAGGACGTGTTGATTATGGAATGTTAGAAAACGGATTTGATGATTTCTGGACAAGCGATAATACCGATGCGTATGACCGTTTAACGATTCAAAATACGTATTCTTACGTGTATCCAATTAAAGCTATGCGTGCCTGGGTAACGGATGCGAATAACCGTGTGACAATCCCACTTCGTTTTAAATTCCATAGCGCGATGATGGGAACGCTCGGAATGGGATGTAATATTTTAAAATTCACAGATGAGGAAATGAAGCTATCTGCGGAATTAATCGAGGAGTACAAAGAAATCCGTGACGTGGTTCAAAACGGGGACTTCTACCGCCTAAATCATACGTCTCGTAACAATTACTACTGTTATGAATATGCGAATGAATCAGAAGCAGCATTATTTGTCTTCTTACCGCAGACACAAATCGCCCGTACAGGCGTGCGTATTAAATTACGTGGTCTAGATGAAACAGCGACTTATACTTTTATGTTAGCAGGAGCAGAGGTAAGAAAGACCGGGGCTTACTTAATGAATCACGGGATTGATGTCAAATTGAGTGGCGATTACGCGAGCACTATCATTAAATTTAAAAAGAGTGAGTAG
- the melB gene encoding melibiose:sodium transporter MelB encodes MQLTARAKYSYGIGALGKDLVYGIVGTYLMFYFTDVIGLAPAFVGTLFLIARIWDTVNDPMMGMVVDNTRTKWGKFRPWILIGTIINAVVLFFLFKKPDLDGLPLYAYFSVMYILWGMTYTIMDIPYWSMIPSLTKDKAEREKVAVIPRIFASIGGLTIGTFGLTFVAKLGQGDQVKGFESLAFIIAVVFIVSSLITCFNVKEPSTKTDKASTKKAERVTLKQTFKIIAQNDQLKVFIGIVLCMNLMLQLLGGMALYYFKYANGYVPGDEVPMFTIYNGFAGFAEIGGLLLFPILAQKIGRQKLFKVGCFVPVVGLIGLLLTGIFAPNNALFVVISALLVRGGGGFVLASTTVMLADVVDYGEFKLGTRNESIIFSCQTLLVKSASAFSGWAIGVGLQMMGFVANQEQSAGTILGMRGLMTILPIAFIVTCFVIYKKYYKLNGDFHEEVLIELENRNQETNPFGLKKAM; translated from the coding sequence ATGCAATTAACGGCAAGAGCAAAATACTCTTATGGAATAGGGGCATTAGGAAAGGATTTAGTTTACGGAATTGTTGGAACGTATTTAATGTTTTATTTTACGGATGTAATCGGACTGGCTCCAGCATTCGTCGGAACATTATTTTTAATTGCTCGTATTTGGGATACAGTAAACGACCCAATGATGGGAATGGTTGTAGATAATACGAGAACAAAGTGGGGAAAATTTAGACCTTGGATTTTAATCGGAACCATTATTAATGCAGTTGTTTTATTCTTCTTATTTAAAAAACCTGATTTAGATGGATTACCATTATATGCTTACTTCTCAGTGATGTACATCTTATGGGGAATGACTTATACGATTATGGACATCCCTTATTGGTCAATGATTCCATCGTTAACAAAAGATAAAGCAGAACGTGAAAAAGTCGCTGTTATTCCTCGTATTTTTGCAAGTATCGGTGGTTTAACAATCGGGACATTCGGATTAACATTTGTTGCTAAGTTAGGACAAGGGGATCAAGTTAAAGGGTTCGAATCATTAGCGTTTATCATTGCCGTTGTCTTCATCGTTTCTTCTTTAATTACATGCTTTAATGTTAAAGAACCATCAACAAAAACAGATAAAGCTTCAACTAAAAAAGCAGAACGTGTGACGTTAAAACAAACATTTAAAATTATTGCTCAAAATGATCAATTAAAAGTATTTATCGGTATCGTTTTATGTATGAACTTAATGTTACAACTTTTAGGTGGGATGGCACTTTACTACTTTAAATATGCGAACGGATATGTTCCAGGTGATGAAGTACCAATGTTCACGATCTATAACGGATTTGCTGGATTTGCTGAAATCGGAGGGTTATTATTATTCCCAATCTTAGCTCAAAAAATTGGACGTCAAAAATTATTTAAAGTAGGATGCTTCGTACCAGTTGTCGGATTAATCGGATTATTATTAACAGGAATTTTTGCTCCAAATAATGCATTATTCGTTGTGATTTCAGCGTTATTAGTTCGTGGTGGTGGAGGATTCGTCCTAGCTTCAACAACAGTTATGTTAGCAGACGTTGTTGACTATGGAGAATTTAAACTTGGAACTCGTAATGAAAGTATTATCTTCTCTTGCCAAACGTTATTAGTAAAATCAGCATCAGCATTCAGTGGATGGGCAATCGGTGTTGGATTACAAATGATGGGATTTGTGGCAAACCAAGAACAAAGTGCTGGAACTATTTTAGGAATGCGTGGATTAATGACAATTCTTCCAATTGCTTTCATCGTAACATGCTTTGTCATTTATAAAAAATACTACAAGTTAAATGGAGATTTCCATGAAGAAGTATTAATTGAATTAGAAAACCGTAACCAAGAAACAAATCCATTCGGATTAAAAAAAGCAATGTAA
- the tnpA gene encoding IS200/IS605 family transposase — MANQTNSLSHTKWMCKYHIVFTPKYRRKIIYNQYKTSIRDILKQLCAYKGVEIIEGHLMPDHVHMLVSIPPKMSVSSFMGYLKGKSALMMFDKHANLKYKFGNRHFWAEGYYVSTVGLNEATIRKYIQDQEKHDIAMDKLSVKEYEDPFKG; from the coding sequence ATGGCGAATCAAACAAATAGTTTATCGCACACAAAATGGATGTGCAAATACCATATTGTGTTTACTCCTAAGTATAGACGAAAAATAATATATAATCAATATAAAACAAGTATAAGAGATATTTTAAAACAACTTTGTGCCTATAAAGGAGTTGAAATTATTGAAGGGCATTTAATGCCAGATCATGTACATATGTTAGTAAGTATTCCACCTAAAATGAGTGTATCTAGTTTTATGGGATATTTGAAAGGAAAGAGTGCATTGATGATGTTTGATAAACATGCAAATTTGAAATACAAATTTGGAAATCGGCATTTTTGGGCAGAAGGATATTATGTCAGTACGGTTGGCCTAAATGAGGCAACGATAAGGAAATATATTCAGGATCAGGAAAAGCATGATATTGCGATGGATAAATTAAGTGTAAAAGAATATGAAGACCCCTTTAAGGGGTAG
- a CDS encoding translation initiation factor IF-2 N-terminal domain-containing protein: MRVYEFARNYEMTSKELVGICQELGISVKAQSKLDEKQLSALSQHFNREEGHAKPMENVSEVEACLVEMDTNDEVEACLVEMDTNDEVEACLIEMDTNDEVEECLLETDANDEVEECLLETDANDGMEEVVIADQPEEGIIGRKMAYIVTECEPFTSLGELGKISAEFAKKRVSEGHSLVVALPKYRSITDAYGKEMDWLMDLPVRLGNKTVRVSLFKLVIDSVTYLFIGNDGYFHRDDIYGYDDDVERFAFFNRAVLEALPYLGDAVEEIHLNDWHTSMIPLMLEVDYKSRPFYQGVKTILTIHNLEYQGWCEAEILPSILGISRQYYENGLTRMGDAVNLLKSGIETAHQIRLQGMSQSQLTLPQIQQSGMVALIENKLNHQVA; the protein is encoded by the coding sequence GTGAGAGTATACGAATTTGCTAGAAATTATGAAATGACAAGCAAGGAGCTTGTAGGGATTTGTCAGGAGTTAGGAATTAGTGTTAAAGCACAATCAAAGTTAGATGAAAAACAATTATCAGCATTAAGCCAACATTTTAACCGTGAAGAAGGGCATGCTAAACCGATGGAGAATGTAAGTGAAGTGGAAGCGTGTTTAGTAGAAATGGATACAAACGATGAAGTGGAAGCGTGTTTAGTAGAGATGGATACGAATGATGAAGTAGAAGCGTGTTTGATTGAGATGGACACGAACGATGAAGTAGAAGAGTGTTTGCTTGAGACGGATGCGAACGATGAAGTAGAAGAGTGTTTGCTTGAGACGGATGCGAACGACGGGATGGAAGAGGTAGTGATCGCAGATCAACCAGAGGAAGGAATCATTGGACGTAAAATGGCGTATATCGTGACGGAATGTGAGCCGTTTACTTCGCTTGGGGAACTTGGAAAAATTTCAGCTGAGTTTGCGAAAAAGAGGGTTAGCGAGGGCCACTCATTAGTGGTTGCATTACCTAAATATCGATCAATTACGGATGCCTATGGAAAAGAAATGGATTGGCTAATGGACTTACCGGTTCGACTTGGAAATAAAACTGTTCGTGTTTCATTATTCAAATTAGTCATTGATTCGGTGACGTATTTATTTATTGGAAATGATGGATATTTCCATCGTGACGATATCTATGGATATGACGATGACGTTGAACGATTTGCTTTCTTCAACCGTGCAGTGCTTGAAGCATTACCGTACTTAGGGGACGCCGTGGAAGAAATTCACTTAAATGATTGGCACACAAGTATGATTCCATTAATGTTAGAGGTAGATTACAAATCACGACCATTCTACCAAGGAGTTAAAACGATCTTAACGATCCATAATTTAGAATACCAGGGATGGTGTGAAGCTGAGATTTTACCATCGATTCTTGGAATTAGTCGTCAATATTATGAAAATGGATTAACGCGTATGGGTGACGCGGTTAACCTATTAAAGAGTGGGATTGAAACGGCACATCAAATTCGATTACAAGGAATGAGCCAAAGCCAGCTAACACTCCCACAAATTCAACAAAGTGGAATGGTGGCATTAATTGAGAATAAATTAAATCATCAAGTAGCCTAA
- a CDS encoding methionyl aminopeptidase → MQKIGRNDKCWCGSGKKYKQCHLKIEEKISKHYHQGDEVPTRELLKTNEQIEGIRKAGRVNTMVLDKIAEVIKEGMSTEELNQIAHQYTIELGGTPAPLNYHGFPKSICTSINEVVCHGIPSPDEILKSGDIVNVDVTTIVDGYYADASRMFMIGEVDEEKQKLVRVAKECLDLGLKAAQPWGYIGDIGAVISEHAAQYGYTIVQNIGGHGVGVEFHEEPYVSHVGVRGTDCLIVPGMTFTIEPMLNMGVAEVVEHESDGWTIYTADRKPSAQWEYTILITEEGPEILTH, encoded by the coding sequence ATGCAAAAAATAGGACGTAATGATAAATGTTGGTGTGGAAGTGGAAAGAAATATAAACAATGCCACTTAAAAATAGAAGAAAAAATTTCAAAACATTATCATCAAGGAGATGAAGTCCCAACCCGTGAATTATTAAAAACAAATGAACAAATTGAAGGGATTCGTAAAGCGGGGCGTGTGAATACGATGGTGCTTGATAAAATTGCAGAGGTGATTAAAGAGGGAATGAGCACTGAGGAATTAAACCAAATTGCTCATCAATATACGATCGAATTAGGCGGAACGCCGGCTCCGTTAAATTATCATGGGTTCCCTAAAAGTATTTGTACCTCAATTAATGAAGTTGTTTGTCATGGGATTCCAAGCCCAGATGAAATTTTAAAATCAGGTGACATTGTCAATGTGGACGTCACAACGATTGTTGATGGCTACTATGCGGATGCTTCAAGAATGTTTATGATTGGGGAAGTGGACGAAGAAAAACAAAAACTCGTTCGTGTGGCCAAAGAATGTCTTGATTTAGGATTAAAAGCGGCACAGCCTTGGGGTTATATAGGGGATATTGGAGCGGTGATTTCCGAACATGCAGCACAATATGGCTATACGATTGTTCAAAACATTGGTGGACATGGGGTCGGTGTTGAATTCCATGAGGAGCCTTACGTGAGCCATGTCGGCGTACGTGGAACAGACTGTCTGATTGTTCCAGGAATGACGTTTACGATTGAACCGATGTTAAATATGGGAGTTGCTGAAGTCGTTGAACATGAATCAGATGGATGGACCATCTATACAGCTGATCGTAAACCATCAGCCCAATGGGAGTATACGATCTTAATTACCGAAGAAGGACCGGAAATTTTAACACATTAA
- a CDS encoding glycoside hydrolase family 2 TIM barrel-domain containing protein, whose translation MKDIYGLLTDPTVFEVNRLKPHSDHRYYETLDEARRQESMKWRHDLNGEWLFNYSENLDSRPIGFETLDGDCSQFDKIQVPGHIQLQGYDKPHYVNTQYPWDGHEELKPPYIPTKYNPTASYVTYFEVPKEWDGQKVCISFQGVETAFNVWCNGTYVGYSEDSFTPSEFDLTEVINREGQNKLAVQVYKWSTGSWLEDQDFWRLSGIFRDVYLYTTPKTHIEDLFVKTPLHHNYQDATVEVDFTVSGEEATITANLMDANHQVAASGMCHVVDGRARLTLQVENAQLWSAEHPYLYQLELEVKVNNQVVEAICQRVGIREFKMINKIMHINGKRVVFRGVNRHEFSATYGRSVTREEMEWDVKFLKAHNFNSVRTSHYPNASYFYELCDEYGLYVIDETNLETHGTWQRMGAVECKDVTIPNGRPEFLEIILDRAKSMLERDKNHPSIVIWSCGNESYGGENLYKMSQYFRERDETRLVHYEGVFWDRRFNETSDMESRMYAKVEEIKEFLDNQPTKPFILCEYTHAMGNSNGGMDRYIALEDEYDMYQGGFIWDYIDQALWSKDRNGNPYLAFGGDFGDQPTDYNFCVNGIIYADRTISPKIQAIKGAYQPFMIEVKGSGAEIYNKHCFTDLNEYVIKWQVEEGDVVVVKGETEASLAPLTRGFIELGIDVLPSAHEQVVTVSIHQKEATLYAEAGHEVAFGQQVIEPTQKENISREIKSFTIAEGDVNVGINGDGFEVIFAKNLGRIVSLKYDGVEYIHQPNLSLMPSFWRASTDNDRGNQAPIRMAQWKLASLYAFHESMDIHRHEDGLEVIFNYNLNTMPISHAMVTYFINSYGQIRVTMKYDGVKGLPNMFKFGMDLAIPADFDTLTWRGFGPDETYADREFGARLGTFTNKVADNVAQYVIPQACGNHTGVRFATVTNELGQGLRISGDVPLSLSALPYSAHELEAAYHHYELPLVHKTVLSINLKEMGVGGDDSWGARPEPCFEIPADQSYEYSFTIEAVRP comes from the coding sequence ATGAAAGACATTTATGGATTACTAACAGATCCAACCGTATTTGAAGTGAATCGTCTAAAGCCACACAGTGATCATCGCTATTACGAGACATTAGATGAGGCACGACGACAAGAATCAATGAAATGGCGTCATGATTTAAATGGAGAATGGTTATTTAATTATAGTGAAAATTTAGATTCACGTCCGATCGGATTTGAGACATTAGATGGGGATTGTTCTCAATTCGATAAAATCCAAGTACCGGGCCATATTCAACTTCAAGGGTATGATAAACCTCATTATGTGAATACACAATATCCGTGGGATGGACACGAAGAGTTAAAACCACCTTATATTCCAACAAAGTATAATCCAACCGCTTCTTACGTGACTTATTTCGAAGTTCCAAAAGAGTGGGATGGACAAAAGGTGTGCATTTCATTCCAAGGGGTTGAAACAGCGTTCAATGTTTGGTGTAACGGGACGTATGTTGGATATAGTGAAGATAGTTTTACGCCAAGCGAATTTGACTTAACGGAGGTTATTAACCGTGAAGGACAAAATAAACTAGCTGTTCAAGTTTATAAATGGTCAACAGGAAGCTGGCTTGAGGACCAAGATTTCTGGCGTCTATCAGGAATTTTCCGCGACGTATATTTATATACGACGCCAAAGACTCACATCGAAGATTTATTCGTCAAAACGCCGTTGCATCACAACTATCAAGATGCAACAGTTGAAGTAGATTTTACGGTGAGTGGGGAAGAGGCAACGATTACTGCAAATTTAATGGATGCTAATCATCAAGTGGCAGCCTCAGGAATGTGCCACGTGGTTGATGGAAGAGCAAGATTAACGCTACAAGTTGAAAATGCTCAGTTATGGAGTGCGGAGCATCCGTATTTATATCAATTAGAATTAGAAGTTAAAGTTAATAATCAAGTTGTTGAAGCGATTTGTCAGCGCGTTGGAATTCGAGAATTTAAAATGATTAACAAGATCATGCATATTAATGGAAAGCGTGTGGTCTTCCGTGGCGTGAATCGCCACGAATTTAGCGCAACCTACGGAAGAAGCGTGACGCGTGAAGAGATGGAATGGGATGTGAAGTTTTTAAAGGCGCATAATTTTAATTCGGTTCGAACGTCACATTATCCAAATGCAAGTTATTTTTATGAGTTATGTGATGAATATGGATTATATGTCATCGATGAGACAAATTTAGAGACACACGGGACTTGGCAGCGTATGGGGGCCGTTGAGTGTAAAGATGTAACGATTCCAAATGGTCGTCCTGAGTTTTTAGAGATTATTTTAGATCGTGCGAAGTCGATGCTTGAACGTGATAAAAATCATCCAAGTATTGTGATTTGGTCATGTGGAAATGAAAGTTACGGTGGTGAAAACTTGTATAAAATGTCTCAATACTTTAGAGAACGTGATGAGACGCGTCTTGTTCATTATGAAGGCGTGTTCTGGGATCGACGTTTTAATGAGACATCAGATATGGAAAGTCGAATGTATGCGAAGGTTGAGGAGATTAAAGAGTTTTTAGATAATCAACCAACGAAACCGTTTATTTTATGTGAGTATACGCATGCGATGGGGAACTCGAATGGGGGAATGGATCGCTATATTGCGTTAGAAGATGAGTATGACATGTACCAAGGAGGATTCATCTGGGATTATATTGATCAAGCTTTATGGTCAAAAGATCGTAATGGTAACCCTTATTTAGCGTTTGGTGGCGACTTTGGAGACCAACCAACGGACTATAACTTCTGCGTCAATGGAATTATTTATGCAGACCGTACGATTTCCCCTAAAATTCAAGCGATTAAAGGTGCTTATCAACCGTTTATGATTGAAGTAAAAGGTAGTGGGGCAGAGATTTATAATAAGCATTGTTTCACAGACTTAAATGAGTACGTGATTAAGTGGCAAGTAGAAGAAGGGGATGTTGTAGTTGTTAAGGGAGAAACAGAGGCCTCATTGGCTCCATTAACTCGAGGATTTATCGAGTTAGGAATCGACGTTTTACCATCAGCCCACGAGCAAGTTGTGACGGTTTCTATTCATCAAAAAGAGGCAACTCTTTATGCCGAGGCCGGTCATGAAGTTGCCTTCGGTCAACAAGTTATTGAACCGACGCAAAAAGAAAATATTTCTCGGGAAATTAAATCGTTTACGATTGCTGAAGGGGATGTCAATGTTGGAATAAATGGCGATGGATTTGAGGTCATTTTTGCGAAGAACCTGGGGCGCATCGTTTCATTAAAATACGATGGAGTCGAGTATATTCATCAACCTAATTTATCATTAATGCCAAGCTTCTGGCGAGCGTCAACAGATAACGATCGAGGAAATCAGGCGCCAATCCGTATGGCCCAATGGAAACTAGCAAGTTTATATGCCTTCCATGAGTCAATGGATATTCATCGCCATGAAGATGGTTTAGAAGTTATCTTTAATTATAACTTGAATACGATGCCGATTTCACATGCGATGGTTACTTATTTCATCAATTCTTATGGACAAATCCGTGTTACGATGAAATACGATGGAGTTAAAGGGTTACCGAATATGTTTAAGTTCGGAATGGATTTAGCGATACCAGCGGACTTTGATACGTTGACATGGCGTGGATTTGGACCTGATGAGACGTATGCCGATCGTGAATTTGGTGCACGTTTAGGAACATTTACGAATAAAGTGGCAGACAATGTTGCTCAATACGTGATTCCTCAAGCATGTGGGAACCATACGGGTGTTCGTTTCGCAACGGTAACGAATGAATTGGGACAAGGATTACGTATTAGCGGTGACGTCCCATTAAGCCTAAGCGCTCTTCCATATTCGGCACACGAATTAGAGGCTGCTTACCACCATTATGAATTACCACTGGTTCATAAAACAGTCCTATCGATTAATTTAAAAGAAATGGGAGTCGGAGGCGACGATTCTTGGGGCGCACGTCCTGAGCCGTGCTTTGAGATTCCGGCAGATCAATCTTACGAGTATAGCTTTACGATTGAAGCTGTCCGTCCATAA
- a CDS encoding GNAT family N-acetyltransferase, with protein MRIAYYENEYLEECAALLQNVYNNEQWGCNWSDIKAKKYIEELSQNPRFVGFLLLTDEEELIGAALCHERTWWYKDELFIDEFFIAPSSRQRGYGSKLLNYMTKYTKEQKLAGLTLTTNNLIVADFYHKNKFHDHEIYFMYKGVESIAE; from the coding sequence ATGAGAATCGCCTATTATGAAAACGAATACTTAGAAGAGTGTGCCGCGTTACTGCAAAACGTTTATAACAATGAACAATGGGGATGTAATTGGTCAGACATCAAAGCCAAAAAATACATTGAAGAGTTAAGCCAAAATCCACGCTTTGTCGGTTTCCTTCTTTTAACAGATGAAGAAGAATTAATTGGGGCTGCGCTTTGTCATGAGCGAACATGGTGGTATAAGGATGAACTCTTTATTGATGAATTTTTCATCGCCCCAAGTTCGCGCCAACGTGGATATGGATCAAAACTTCTTAACTACATGACCAAGTATACGAAGGAACAAAAATTAGCGGGATTAACGTTAACGACAAATAATTTAATTGTCGCTGACTTCTATCACAAAAATAAATTTCACGATCATGAAATTTACTTTATGTACAAAGGGGTCGAATCAATCGCTGAATAG